One Plasmodium yoelii strain 17X genome assembly, chromosome: 5 genomic window, tataagtacgggttcagtgcaaattgttttaaagaatggaaaatatggcaaaatatattataaatttgcCCAATAAGATATACttctaaattgaagtatataggaataaaaataatgttatcggactcattaaaatggattatgaatttatctacattcattaaaaacaatataaatttatataatttccaTAGAGATGTAAGTAacataacttaatttgaaaacattataattttaataaaactgtggtttattgtattagaaacaagtatgtaaatatttaatatatttaaaaaaatgactatttatatactttaaggattatagtaatattataatttttattttttagatttatacagcatttaattttttgaaggACAATCATCaaaacataagatataaatatatttcttttctatgttcaaacatactttaaattcattatagaaggatattcatttttataatatagttatacaaaatgttagtaagaatagcattttttgtataaaatgcatcatatatttaataaaaagtttattaagcatccctctatttaaggtagcTTAGCTAATTAGCATAAACACAAATAAAAcctttttttagtaataatattattttattattctatattaatttaattattgaaaaacatatatatatttaactacagacagctGTTATATATTGGGGTAAAGTATTTATGTCACATATTGGGGGcattgtatataaaacagcatGAGTTTattcaatttacaaataaaaaataaaaccccattataatgaataaggaagtggtatatgcattttttaataataataatttcctttacattttttgatattgtatcatatatatcattaaactttattttaataaaattttcaataatacacgttatattaattgtttttaaattatttcttaGTGTAAAAAGTTCAAGGATCTAAGGGACGCGTTTTCCGATAATTTGAACGCTAGTGGAAACTATGAATTTACAAATAAGGAAAATTTCGATGAGTATTGTACTGATAATAAATGTAATGATAATTTGGGTaaaattaatgctggatttttttatttgcttGATGCATTCTTTAAGGATAATTCTGTGTTTAATTCTGTTGCAAAAAGTAacatcaatattgttgaatacattatgatatggttaagtggttcagggttcagggtttagggtttagggttcagggttcagggttagggttcagggtttagggttcagggttcagggtttagggttcagggttcagggtttagggtttagggtttagggttcagggttcagggttcagggtttagggttcagggtttagggttcagggttcagggtttagggttcagggttcagggtttagggttcagggttcagggttagggtagggttcagggttcagggtttagggttcagggtttagggttcagggtttagggttcagggtttcagggttagggttagggttcagggttcagggtttagggttcagggtttagggttcagggttcagggtttagggtttagggttcagggtttagggttcagggttcagggtttagggttcagggttcagggtttagggttcagggtttagggttcagggttcagggtttagggttcagggtttagggttcagggtttagggttcagggtttagggttcagggttcagggttcagggtttagggttcagggtttagggttcagggttagggttcagggtttagggttcagggttagggttagggttcagggttagggttcagggtttagggttcagggtttagggttcagggttcagggttcagggtttagggttcagggttcagggttcagggtttagggttcagggtttagggttcagggttcagggttagggttcagggttagggttcagggtttagggttcagggtttagggttcagggtttagggttcagggttagggttagggttcagggtttagggttcagggttcagggttcagggttagggttcagggtttagggttcagggtttagggttcagggttcagggtttagggttcagggttcagggtttagggttcagggttcagggtttagggttcagggtttagggttcagggtttagggttcagggttcagggtttagggttcagggttcagggtttagggttcagggtttagggttcagggttcagggtttagggttcagggttcagggtttagggttcagggtttagggttcagggttcagggtttagggttcagggttcagggtttagggttcagggttcagggtttagggttcagggttcagggtttagggttagggttcagggtttagggttcagggttagggttcagggttcagggtttagggttcagggttcagggtttagggttcagggtttagggttcagggttcagggttcagggtttagggttcagggttcagggtttagggttcagggttcagggtttagggttc contains:
- a CDS encoding PIR protein, fragment, with product MNKEVCKKFKDLRDAFSDNLNASGNYEFTNKENFDEYCTDNKCNDNLGKINAGFFYLLDAFFKDNSVFNSVAKSNINIVEYIMIWLSGSGFRV